The Agromyces mariniharenae sequence GCCTTCGTCTTCGGCGAGGCGTGGACCGAGTCGGCGACCCTCGTGCCGCTGCTGCTCGCCTGCGCGTGGCGCGCGGCGTCGCTGGCCACGACGATCCCGTTCGCGGCCCTGCGGCGCGCAGGCGAGGTGCGGCTCGTGACCGGGCTGCGCGCGGCCGTGTCGGTGCTCACGTTCGGGCTCGCGGCGCTCGGCCTCGCCGCGCAGAGCCTGTCGGCGGTGTTCCTCGGGCTGCTCGTCGCCGAGCTCGCGTCGGCCGTGGTGTACGAGGTCGCGCGACGGCGACGGCTGGCCCGCGGCATCCGCGCAGCCGCAGCGGCAGCGGCAGCGGGCGACACGAGCACCGACGCCGCTGCCGTCGAACCGGGCGGCGACGCATGAGGCGCGTGCTCGTCGACCTGCTCTTCTACACGGGCACGAAGGGCGGCATGGAGTCGTACGTGCGCGAGGTCTACTCGCGGTTCGCCGCCGACGACCCCGACCTCGAGTTCGTCGGGTGGGCGTCGACCGAGCTCGCCGCGACCGACACGTCGTGGTTCCCCGGACGCGTGGTGGACTCGGGCATCAGCGGCGAGGACCGCGTCGCCTGGGCGCGCGGCGAGCTCTTCGCCATCGCAGGCGCCGCGCGCCGGCTCGGAGCCGACCTCCTGCACTGCCCGGCGAACTTCGGCCCCTGGCGCTCACGCGTGCCGGTCGTGCTGACCGTGCACGACCTGCTCGCGTTCCGGCATCCCGAGTACGTGCCCGGCGCCTACTCGCGCATCCTGCGCACCATGATCCGCCTCGCCGCCCGTGCCGCGACCCGGGTGCTCACGGTGAGCCGGGCCTCGCGCGACGACATCGTCGGGTTCCTGCGCGTCCGGGCCGACCGGGTCGTGGTCACCCCGCTCGCGGGGTCGCGCGTCGTGGCCGACGCGGGCGGCGCGACACGGCGCGACGACCGTCTCCTCGCGGTGGGCAATCGGATGCCGCACAAGGGCTTCGAGACGCTGCTCGAGGCGATCGCCCGGCTCGACGCCGACGAGCGGCCGCACCTCGTCGTCACCGGCAGCCACGGGGACGACCCGCTGGCGCCCGTCGTCGACCGGCTCGGCCTCGGCGACGCGGTGACCCTGCGCGGCTGGCTCTCGCGCGACGAGCTCGACGAGCTCTACGCCCAGTCGACGGCGCTCGTGTTCCCCACCCGCTTCGAGGGGTTCGGCCTCCCGCCGCTCGAGGCGATGGCCCGTGGCTGCCCCGTGATCGTCTCCGACCTCCCCGTCATGCACGAGGTCGCGGGCGACGCTGCCGTCTACGTCGACCCGACCGACCCCGGCGCCATCGCCGGGGCGATCCGGTCGCTCCTCGACTCCCCCGCCGAGCGCGAGCGGATGTCGCGCGCCGGCCTCGCCCGCGCCGCGGAGTTCTCGTGGGACGCCACCGCCGCCGCCACGCGTGCAGCGCTCCTCGACGCCCTCAGCGCGAGCTGACCGCCCGCCACCGCTCGACGAGCTCAGCCACCGAGCCCGTGAGCGAGCGGGTCAGACGTTCGCGAGAGAACCAGGCCGCCGTCGACCGCCGCAGCGGCTCGCCGCCCTCGACGGCGCGCACGATCGCCGCGCCGAGCACGTCGGGTGCGACGGATGCCGCGACGTACCCGTTCTCGCCGTCGACCACGAGTTCCGCCGCCGCGTTGTCCTCCCCGGCGACGACCACCGACGGCGTGCCGTGCGACGCCGCCTCGGCGACCACCAGGCCGAAGCCCTCGCGCGCCGACGGGTTCACGAGCACCGCCGCGTCGCCCATGAGCCGCTCGAGCTCGTCGTCGGGCACGCGACCCGCGAAGCGCACGACGTCGGCCACGCCCGCGGCCTCGGCGGCGCGTCGGGCCGCATCGGTCTCGGGGCCGGAGCCCGCGACGACCGCGGCGAGCCCGGGCACGGCGAGGCGCGCGGCGGCGAGTGCGGGCGGCAGCGCCTCGAGCCGCTTGTCGGGGATGTGCCGGCCCACGAAGAGCGCGAAGGGCGGCGTCGCGGATTCGCCCGCGGCATCCGTGCCCTCGCCGACGAGGTCGACGAGGCCGAGCACGATCGGGTCGGCCCGGCGCCGGTACCGCAGCAGCCGGTCGCGCGTGAAGCCGCTGTTCACGGTCTGGATGCGGCCGACGTGCACGCCGAGCGACTGGAGGACGAACGCCACGGTGCCCACGAGCGCGCCCGAGTACGCGCGCCACTTGCGCCACGTCCAGATCTCGAGCCAGTCGGTCGCGACGACCGTGCGCGTGCCGAGGAGCGCGAATCGCACCGCGAACACGTTGAGCACCGGCAGCGCCGCGACGACCACGAGGTCGTGTTCGCGACGATGGCGCACGAAGTGGCGGAACACGGCGAGGGCGAAGCCGACGGCGCTCGACATCTTCCGGGTGCCCGAGGCGTCGGCGATGTCGCCGCTCCACACGCCGACGACGTCGAAGCCCGCGTCGGGGCCCGCGTCGCGGCCGCGGCGGGTCACGTAGTCGACCGCGCTGCCACGCTCCGAGAACAGCTCGGCCATGCGGCGGTACACGCGCTCGCCCCCGCCCGCGTCGATGGGGAACAGGCAGTCGTACGCGATCGCGACCCGCGGCTCAGCCACGCGTCGGCGCCTCCGCCAGTGGACGCGGCTCGTCGTCGGGAGCGCCGATCGACTCGCGGCGCAGGATCCAGCGCGTCGTGAGCCCGACGAGCGCGACGAGGCCGAGCGACGCGAGCGCGTAGCCGGCGGTCAGCGCCATCCAGCCGAGCGGCGGCTGCCACTGCGGGGCGGTGAACATCTGCCCGAGGCCCGCCTTCGCGATGACGTAGCGGACGAGCACCAGCACGAACGCGAGGACGCCGTAGGCGCCCAGGAGCGAGGTGGTCACCCAGGCGGCGCGCGGTGCGAGGAAGGCGACCTCGGGCGCGTCGCGGCCGAGCAGCCACGCGGCGAGGATCACGACGCCGACGTAGAGGAAGAGGGCGTAGCGTCCCTGCCAGATGATGCCCGTCTGGTGCACGCTGTAGCCCTGGACGAGCGCGGGGACGAGGAATGCAGCGAGCACGGCGACCGAGAGGACGAGCACGCTGCGGCGGCGCGTGGCGATGAACGCGAGCACCAGGATCACCGCGAGGGCCGCGACGACGAGCCAGTAGGTCCACACCGGCAGCGGGGTGTCGAACCAGCCGAAGTAGCCGATCGCCTGCTGCAGGTAGTGGGGCGTCAGGCGGATGACGTAGCCGAAGCCCTCGAGGAACGTGCCGTTGACGAGCGGTCCGTCGGAGACGTCGGCCTGGTTGGACAGGCTCCCGCCCGAGAGCGTCCAGCCGAGCGAGAAGAGGCCGCCCACCGCGATCGCCCCCAGCCACCAGTAGCTCGAGGCCGTGGTGAAGAGGCGCTTCACCGGCAGCCAGCCGCTCGCGAGGAAGCAGAGGGCCACGATGATCACCAGCCAGAGCGGCCCGAGCGCCCGCGCATTCACGAGCACGATCGATGCCACGGTCACGCCCGCCCAGAGCGCGGTCCTCGAGAGCAAGGGCGTCGCCGGCCCCGCAGGGACGGCACCGTCGGCGTGGTCGGCCCGGTCGGCCGCTCGCTCGACCCGATACGTCTCGAGGAGGCCGAGCACGCCCGCCCAGACCGCGACGGCCGCGGCGAGTTCGGCCCCGTTCGGGTTGACCGCGCCGATGAGGTACATGCCCATGGGCGCGGCCGCGAAGGCGATGCCCGCCGGCATCCATCGGGCACGGCTGCCGGATGCCGCGGCCAGGAACGCCCACGCGAGCAGCGCCGCGCCCACCAGCGAGCTCGCGATGCGCATGGCGTAGATGCTCGCGTTGCCGTCGAACAGGAGGCTCGGCCAGCCGACGAGGTAGTAGTACACCGGGTTGTACGCGCCCACCCAGGTGTTGAACCACGACTGGCCGGTCTCGCTGCCGAAGTCCACCGCGCATTCGGCCGAGCGATCGGGATGCGTGGCGTAGCAGAGCGTGTCCTGGGTGTAGTGGTACCCGTCGGGCAGGTCCACCACGATGTGGCGGACATCGGGCAGCGTGTAGCCGATGACCTGCCCGCGCACCTGCGCGATCGCCTTGGTCGCGTGGGCGTTCTCGTCGGGGACGCTGAAGACGGGGGACGCGAGGGACCAGAGGATGCCGAGCAGGGCGAACACGGCGAACGGGGCGAGGAAGAGGGTCGCCCGAACGCGCCTGGACGGCGCCGTCAAGGGCGGGCCGTCGCGGTCAGCTGAGTGGTCACCTCACGAGGATATCGAGCGACGTCGGGCATGTGGGGCGTGGTGATTCACTCGTTACGGACGAGGTGCGCCCGCCACTCGACGAAGGCCGAGGCGATGCCGGACATCGGCCCGAACTCGGGCAGCGCGTCAGGATCCGCGCCGGATTCGTAGGCATCGACGAGCGTGGTGATCTCGTCCTCGGGAACGTCCATGCGACGCAGCCCCACCGCATTCGCGGAGGCGACCCGCGCCGGGCTGCCGTACGCCTTGGCGAAGGGCGGGATGTCCCGGGTCACGACCGAGCTCATGCCGACCATGGCTCCGCGGCCGATGTACCGCCCCTGGTGCACCGTCGTCCCGAGTCCGAGGTTGGCCAGGGCGCCGACGTGGACATGGCCGGCGAGCAGGACGCTGGACGCCAGCGTCACCCCGTCGTCGAGGCTGCAGTCGTGGGCCACGTACACCTGGTTCATGATGAACGCGTCATGGCCGATCACGGTTGCGCGCTTCCAGCCCTGATGCACCTGCGCGTACTCGCGGATCACGTTGCGGTCGCCGATCCGCACGCCCGCGCCGGACGAGTCGCCCGATCCGGGCCGCGGATGATCGAACGACCTGACCTCCGGCGGCGCCCCGATGACCACGCCGGCGCCGATCCAGTTGCCGTCCCCGATGGTCACCGGCCCGTAGATCACGACGTTCGGACCGATCACGTTCCCCGAGCCGAGCCGGACGTCGCCTTCGATGACGGCCGACGGGTGGATGTCATTCATGTCCGTCCTCGCGCTGCGCCGCCGGGATCGGTGCCGGGTCGGCGGAGTGCTCGTACGCGATCTCCTCGCGGAGGTACGCGACGGTCTCGCGCTCGAGGCGACGTCGCCAGATGACCACGAACAGGATCGCGATGCCGGCGGCGAGGAGGTCGGCCGCCGTGAACATCGCGCGCGAGATCAGGCTGACCGCCGTGGCCTGGGGCACCGTGAGCAGCAGGGTCATCGCACCGATGAGGATCGCCTCGCGGACGCCGAAGCCCGACGGGAAGATGAACGCGATCAGCCCGACGGTGAAGCCGAGCGAGACCGCACCGGTCAGCAGCACGAGCGTGCCGAAGTCGGGGTCGACGAGCGAGTTCACGAGGATCCACAGGTGGAATCCGTACGCGACGTACGAGAGGAGCGACCAGCCCACGGCCTTGCCGACGACGAGGAAGGTCACCTCGTGCTCGAGCGGCGGTCGTCGGAAGAGCTTCAGCACCGTCGACGCGAGGAACGTCATCACGCGCGGATGCAGGCAGACCAGCCCGACGGGCAGGAGGAGGAACAGCCAGATGAGCTCGGGGTGGCCCTGGATCACCACGGGCAGCGCCAGTGCCCCGAGCATCAGCGACGAGACGACGCCGATGCCCGCCGCGTACAGCGCCGTCACGAGGACCCTCGGGCGGAGGATGCCGTACTGACGCCCGAGCTCCATCTGCATCACGTACGACCAGACGGATCCTGGCACGTACTTGCCGAGCTGCCCCACGAGGAGGACCTGCGCCGCCCGGAGGAGCGGCACGCGCGGACCGAGGCCGTTGAGGACCGCGACCCAGCTCATGGTGCCGCACGCGAGGCCGACGAGCACGAGGAGGAACGAGATCGCGAACGACTGCCACGAGATCAGGCGGAGGGCGGCCTCGATCGCGCCCCATTGCGCGATGAGGTAGTAGACGGCGAAGCCCACGACGACGACGAGCAGGATGTACCTGAGCGTCGTGAGCGCACGGGGGGCTATGGCTTTGATTCTCTTCATTCGATCTCTACTGTCGTTCGCCCTGCGCGCCGGACAGCGCGTCGGCCCTCGACGCTGCAGGGCCGTGTCAGGCATGGCGTCCGCTTCGCTCTAGGATGGGTCGTTGTGGATGCGTCGATCCTGGACGCCCGTGACTGAAGCAGGTTTCATGATACCGATTACCGTCGTCGAATTCGGTGAGGACGCCGAACGCCTCGTGCTCGAGGTCCTCCGATCGGGCAGCGTCGCCCAAGGACCCCTCGTGAAGCAGTTCGAGGATCGATTCGCGCAGATGATCGGCGTCAAGCACGCCATCGCGGTGAACAACGGCACCACGTCGCTCGTCGCCGCCCTGAGCGTGCTCGACCTCGAGCCGGGCGACGAGGTCGTGACGAGCCCCTTCACGTTCGTCGCGACGCTGAACGCGATCCTCGAGGCGGGCGCCACCGCGCGGTTCGCCGACATCTCGGAGCACGACTTCAACGTCACCGCCGAGAACCTCGCAGGCGCCATCACCGATCGCACGCGCGTGCTCATGCCGGTGCACCTCTACGGCCAGATCGCCGACATGGACGGCATCGCCGCGCTCGCCGCCGAGCGCGGCCTCGCCATCGTCGAGGACTCCGCCCAGTCCCACGGCTCGGCGCTCGCGGGTCGTCACGCCGGCACCTACGGACTCGGCTCGTTCTCGTTCTACGCGACGAAGAACATCACGACCGGTGAGGGCGGCATGATCACCACCGACGACGACGTGCTCGCCGATCGCCTCCGGGTCCTGCGCAACCAGGGCATGCGCGCCCGGTACCAGTACGAGGTCGCGGGTCACAACTGGCGACTCACGGACCTGCAGGCCGCCGTCGGCCTCCCGCAGCTCGGCGCCTACGACACGGTCGTCGAAACCCGCCAGTCCAACGCCGAGTACCTCAGCGCCGGCCTGGCCGAGGTCCCCGGCATCGTCGTCCCGAGGCAGCAGCGCGACCGGCGCCACGTCTGGCACCAGTACACGATCCGCGTGACGCCCGAATCCGGCATCAGCCGCGACGAGTTCGTGTCGAAGCTCGGCGAACGAGGCGTCGGCGCCGGGATCTACTATCCCAAGCTGGTCTTCGACTACCCGACCTACCGCGACCGCGACGACGTGATCATCGACGAGTACCCCGTGGCGGAGCGGATCGTGCAGGAGGTGGTGTCGCTCCCGGTGCACACCCACCTCACCCGCGACGACCTCGATCGCATCATCTCCGTCGTCTCGTCGATCGTGGACGAGGCATGAGCGCCGCGCCGCGCATCCTGCTGGTCGGCGCCGGCTCGATGGGTTCACTCCACGCACGCGTGATCGCCCAATCGGCGTCGGCCACGCTCGCGCGGGTCGTGGACGGACGCGAGGATGCCGGGCGCGCCCTGGCCGAGCGCTACGACGCGGATTGGTCCCCCGAGCTGGGCGACCTGTCCGACGTGGATGCGGTCGTCATCGCCGCCTCGACGGAGGCGCATTACGACCTGGCGCTCGCCGTCCTCGAGCACGACCGCCCGCTCCTCGTCGAGAAGCCGGTCGCCGACGGGCTGCAGAAGACGCTCGAGATCATCGGCGTCTCCGAATCGCGAGGCATCCCGATGACGTGCGGCCTGCTCGAGCGGTTCAACCCCGCGGTCGTCACCGCGCGCGCCCTCGTCGACGACCCCAAGTTCATCACGGCCACCCGCCACTCGCCGTACGCGCCCCGGATCCGCACCGGCGTGAGCTGGGACCTGCTCGTCCACGACGTCGATCTCGCGAGCACGATGCTCGGTGGCGAGCCGACCGTGGTGCGGGGCATCCTCGGGCAGTTCCACCCGATGTCCGTGCCCGGTGCCGAGGACGTCGCCGAGGCGGTCCTCGCGTTCGACGGCGGTCGCGTGGCGCACGTCTCGGCGAGCCGGGTCGGCCAGCGGAAGATCCGGACGATGAGCATCCACGACCTGGACAAGCTCATCGAGGTGGACCTCCTGCGACGGGACGTCACGGTGTACCGCCACGTGTCCGACCAGCCCGCCGATGCGGAGGGCCGCGGGTACCGCCAGCAGACGGTGATCGAGATCCCCGAGCTCATGTCCGGCAAGGAGCCCTTGGCAGCTCAGCTCGAGCACTTCGTCGAGCTGGTCGACGGACGCGTGGATGCGGACGCCGAACGACGCTCGCTCATCCCCGCGCACAGCATCGTCGAGGCGCTGAAGAACGCGGCGGCCTGAGCCGCCGCGTTCCCGCGGTGAGACGCGTCCCGCGGGTCGCGGGTCGCGGGTCAGCCGCGTTCGACGGGAGCCGCGTTCCGCACGTCAGAGCGGCACGGTGCGAGGCGACGTGGGGTCCGACAGGTCCACCCTCGCCACCGCGCGCGCCGGCACGCCGACCACGACGGTGCGCGCCGGGACATCGTTCGTGACGACGGCGCCTGCGCCGATGATCGCCTCGTCGCCGATCGTGACCCCCATGTTCACGACGGCATTGGCGCCGATGAAGACGCGGTCGCCGATGTGCACCGGCCCGCGATCGACGGTGTCGTACCGGCGCCCCGAGACGCAGCGCATCGCGCTGGAG is a genomic window containing:
- a CDS encoding lysylphosphatidylglycerol synthase domain-containing protein, translated to MKRIKAIAPRALTTLRYILLVVVVGFAVYYLIAQWGAIEAALRLISWQSFAISFLLVLVGLACGTMSWVAVLNGLGPRVPLLRAAQVLLVGQLGKYVPGSVWSYVMQMELGRQYGILRPRVLVTALYAAGIGVVSSLMLGALALPVVIQGHPELIWLFLLLPVGLVCLHPRVMTFLASTVLKLFRRPPLEHEVTFLVVGKAVGWSLLSYVAYGFHLWILVNSLVDPDFGTLVLLTGAVSLGFTVGLIAFIFPSGFGVREAILIGAMTLLLTVPQATAVSLISRAMFTAADLLAAGIAILFVVIWRRRLERETVAYLREEIAYEHSADPAPIPAAQREDGHE
- a CDS encoding glycosyltransferase family 4 protein, which produces MRRVLVDLLFYTGTKGGMESYVREVYSRFAADDPDLEFVGWASTELAATDTSWFPGRVVDSGISGEDRVAWARGELFAIAGAARRLGADLLHCPANFGPWRSRVPVVLTVHDLLAFRHPEYVPGAYSRILRTMIRLAARAATRVLTVSRASRDDIVGFLRVRADRVVVTPLAGSRVVADAGGATRRDDRLLAVGNRMPHKGFETLLEAIARLDADERPHLVVTGSHGDDPLAPVVDRLGLGDAVTLRGWLSRDELDELYAQSTALVFPTRFEGFGLPPLEAMARGCPVIVSDLPVMHEVAGDAAVYVDPTDPGAIAGAIRSLLDSPAERERMSRAGLARAAEFSWDATAAATRAALLDALSAS
- a CDS encoding Gfo/Idh/MocA family oxidoreductase — its product is MSAAPRILLVGAGSMGSLHARVIAQSASATLARVVDGREDAGRALAERYDADWSPELGDLSDVDAVVIAASTEAHYDLALAVLEHDRPLLVEKPVADGLQKTLEIIGVSESRGIPMTCGLLERFNPAVVTARALVDDPKFITATRHSPYAPRIRTGVSWDLLVHDVDLASTMLGGEPTVVRGILGQFHPMSVPGAEDVAEAVLAFDGGRVAHVSASRVGQRKIRTMSIHDLDKLIEVDLLRRDVTVYRHVSDQPADAEGRGYRQQTVIEIPELMSGKEPLAAQLEHFVELVDGRVDADAERRSLIPAHSIVEALKNAAA
- a CDS encoding glycosyltransferase family 4 protein, with protein sequence MAEPRVAIAYDCLFPIDAGGGERVYRRMAELFSERGSAVDYVTRRGRDAGPDAGFDVVGVWSGDIADASGTRKMSSAVGFALAVFRHFVRHRREHDLVVVAALPVLNVFAVRFALLGTRTVVATDWLEIWTWRKWRAYSGALVGTVAFVLQSLGVHVGRIQTVNSGFTRDRLLRYRRRADPIVLGLVDLVGEGTDAAGESATPPFALFVGRHIPDKRLEALPPALAAARLAVPGLAAVVAGSGPETDAARRAAEAAGVADVVRFAGRVPDDELERLMGDAAVLVNPSAREGFGLVVAEAASHGTPSVVVAGEDNAAAELVVDGENGYVAASVAPDVLGAAIVRAVEGGEPLRRSTAAWFSRERLTRSLTGSVAELVERWRAVSSR
- a CDS encoding acyl-ACP--UDP-N- acetylglucosamine O-acyltransferase, giving the protein MNDIHPSAVIEGDVRLGSGNVIGPNVVIYGPVTIGDGNWIGAGVVIGAPPEVRSFDHPRPGSGDSSGAGVRIGDRNVIREYAQVHQGWKRATVIGHDAFIMNQVYVAHDCSLDDGVTLASSVLLAGHVHVGALANLGLGTTVHQGRYIGRGAMVGMSSVVTRDIPPFAKAYGSPARVASANAVGLRRMDVPEDEITTLVDAYESGADPDALPEFGPMSGIASAFVEWRAHLVRNE
- a CDS encoding DUF2142 domain-containing protein yields the protein MTAPSRRVRATLFLAPFAVFALLGILWSLASPVFSVPDENAHATKAIAQVRGQVIGYTLPDVRHIVVDLPDGYHYTQDTLCYATHPDRSAECAVDFGSETGQSWFNTWVGAYNPVYYYLVGWPSLLFDGNASIYAMRIASSLVGAALLAWAFLAAASGSRARWMPAGIAFAAAPMGMYLIGAVNPNGAELAAAVAVWAGVLGLLETYRVERAADRADHADGAVPAGPATPLLSRTALWAGVTVASIVLVNARALGPLWLVIIVALCFLASGWLPVKRLFTTASSYWWLGAIAVGGLFSLGWTLSGGSLSNQADVSDGPLVNGTFLEGFGYVIRLTPHYLQQAIGYFGWFDTPLPVWTYWLVVAALAVILVLAFIATRRRSVLVLSVAVLAAFLVPALVQGYSVHQTGIIWQGRYALFLYVGVVILAAWLLGRDAPEVAFLAPRAAWVTTSLLGAYGVLAFVLVLVRYVIAKAGLGQMFTAPQWQPPLGWMALTAGYALASLGLVALVGLTTRWILRRESIGAPDDEPRPLAEAPTRG
- a CDS encoding DegT/DnrJ/EryC1/StrS family aminotransferase, with the translated sequence MIPITVVEFGEDAERLVLEVLRSGSVAQGPLVKQFEDRFAQMIGVKHAIAVNNGTTSLVAALSVLDLEPGDEVVTSPFTFVATLNAILEAGATARFADISEHDFNVTAENLAGAITDRTRVLMPVHLYGQIADMDGIAALAAERGLAIVEDSAQSHGSALAGRHAGTYGLGSFSFYATKNITTGEGGMITTDDDVLADRLRVLRNQGMRARYQYEVAGHNWRLTDLQAAVGLPQLGAYDTVVETRQSNAEYLSAGLAEVPGIVVPRQQRDRRHVWHQYTIRVTPESGISRDEFVSKLGERGVGAGIYYPKLVFDYPTYRDRDDVIIDEYPVAERIVQEVVSLPVHTHLTRDDLDRIISVVSSIVDEA
- a CDS encoding acyltransferase, whose product is MSAALPENPYNEHAWIIGAPAIGSGTWIGAFTLIDGSGGLTIGEGCDISSGVHIYTHSSAMRCVSGRRYDTVDRGPVHIGDRVFIGANAVVNMGVTIGDEAIIGAGAVVTNDVPARTVVVGVPARAVARVDLSDPTSPRTVPL